The Candidatus Melainabacteria bacterium genome includes the window CCTGGCACTGTCTGTTCACCAGTTAAGACGCTGGGAGTTGATGTTCGGGCTTGAAATCAAACGCGGTCGTGGACAACAGCGCCAATACCGTGCCGAAGACTTATCCGTTCTGGAACGCATCAAAGAGCTCGTAGATCAGGGCTGGCCTACTTCTCAAATTCGCCCGCAGCTCGAAGCCGAAGGTCTGGTTTCACCGAAATTGATAGGACTGCCAACTCCTCCAGGCAACCCTGAAGTCTTGATGGAAGCTCTGATTGGCTTTAGAAGTTTTACGGAACGACGCTTCATTGAAATCTCCAGGCAAATAGATGAACTGAGACAGCTCCTCATTTCTGTAACTCTCAAGCAAGAACTGCAAGGGGAGCTGAGCTCGCCCTGGCAACCAATGCCGCAAGAATTCGTGCCTGAAGTAAAAGCGTCCCCTGCTGAAGAGATAAATCTCGGACCAGCTGTTAATCTCAATGTCGCAGCAGAAGAACCGAGTCCAAGCGATAGCGACCTGCTTGGATTAGGTGAAGTCACCGATCAGAATTACCTGACCATTCTGGGCAGAGCGCTCGATCTGGTCGGCTGGACAGACGAACAAGCCGACGCCTTTTCAAGCAAGTCATACAACGTCGCACACTGGGATGAACTGGGTCGCAGTCAAGCTGAAAGACTGATCGAACACCTGATCACCGTCATGAACGGCGAAACTGCCGCGCCGTAAAAGCGCACACCTTAAGCAAATGAAATGGCGAGGCTTTGCTAGCGTCCGGGCTTGTCCTGACGCCTGCAATCACCAGCGCTTTCGCACGACCGCTTGAGAACCAAGCTCTGTTTGCTTCGCGAGCTTTCTAGATTGGCCTACTTTTGTGAACCAGCGTACACAGAGGGCAACAATACTGACTCCCGCGCCGAAAAAACCTTCAAATCGAGCCCGCGCAAGGCTTGAGCTTGATTACTTCAACTTGTTAGGGTCAAAACATACATCTTTCACACTTGAACATCTGGAGACCCCCTACCTCAGCCCTTTTGATTCTGAAAAATCGAGCTTGCTGAACCTGGGTGCGACCTACGTTTTGGATTGATGTAGCAACTTTTCTCAATCAACCACTCTCTGAACGCGACTGTTTGTCCATAACGGTCGCGCTGGAGGCTTATAACCGGAGGTTACATGGAACAACAAGTTCCCGATTACAAGTCCCTCGTTCCGCAGGTCTACACCGACCCGGAAGTACTGGCTCTGTGCGCTGAGGGCGACCGTAAGCGGGCCAGTCAGACCTATCACGACCTGACGCACTTCACCCTGGTTCGCGACGTCGCGGTCAGCCTGGCCACGTCGATCGACAACCTGATTCCCGGGATGCTCTCGCCCCACACCCGTGAGGTGATCATCCCCGTCGCCGGCTTCCTGCACGACGTTGGCGGTGGCATCAACCCTGACGACCACGCTCGCGTCGGCGCTCAGTGGTCGCGCAAGTACCTGAAGAAGCTCGGTTTCACGAGGGACGACATCCGCGAGATCTCTCGCGTGATTGCCTGCCATCGTTCCGAGGTCGTCCTCAAGCCGCGCTCCTTCAGCCGTCGGAACTACGCCGATGCTGCCTGGGCAATCGTCGTCATCGCCGACAAGGCGGTCGGCGACGAAGAGCGCGTTCGTCCCGGCCCGGCCGCTGAACTCGCCCGTCTGCGCGAAGAGCACAAGATGAGCGAATGGAAGGGCAGCGAGCACGACCAGGTCAACTTCGCCATCAAGAGCGCCGACCTGGTGCTCGACGGTCGCGGCAAGGGTGCAACCGACCCCGGCGTGATCGTGCTCAAGCTCCGTCTCGACGAGGAAGTCGCCTCGCCGGAGCAGGTCTACAAGCTCTACGGTCGTCGTTTCCACGCCTGCGGCAAGGCAGCTCAATACCTGGGCTTCGTCTTCCGCCTGGAGTTCAACGGTGAACGCTACTTCTACGACAAGAAGTCTCAGGGCTGGAAGCGCGTCGAGACCATCCACGCGACGATGCCCGAAGACCCTGTCGCACCGTCCGGCTCCACGAAGTAACGGTCGGCATTGAAGCACTGAGAGTTCGAACCCACGAACTCTCAGTCGCTTCAATTTTTTCCATTTTCTATTACGGCATACAGTACAACATTTTCAAAAACAGAAAGTTTCCAACAGTCAGACACTCTCAAAACCAGAAGCTCTACAGACCAGACAGTTCGGTCAGTTTTTCAACAAAACAGACAAGTTGCAGACAGGCACCCTCAAAACAACTCAACCAAACACGAATCTGGAAAGCAATTTCGAAAGACACAAATAGGAGACATGCGAAGAGGGTACGATTAAGGCGGAGGCAAGTGACACATGACCTTCGGGTTGATCAACTGGCTAAAATCGAAGTACCAGGATCTCGTCTATGACGTGCCGCTCTGGTATCCGTCACGTGAACAACC containing:
- a CDS encoding MerR family transcriptional regulator, which gives rise to MVYKLGILSAGNSMTELMSINAVAARLALSVHQLRRWELMFGLEIKRGRGQQRQYRAEDLSVLERIKELVDQGWPTSQIRPQLEAEGLVSPKLIGLPTPPGNPEVLMEALIGFRSFTERRFIEISRQIDELRQLLISVTLKQELQGELSSPWQPMPQEFVPEVKASPAEEINLGPAVNLNVAAEEPSPSDSDLLGLGEVTDQNYLTILGRALDLVGWTDEQADAFSSKSYNVAHWDELGRSQAERLIEHLITVMNGETAAP
- a CDS encoding HD domain-containing protein, with product MEQQVPDYKSLVPQVYTDPEVLALCAEGDRKRASQTYHDLTHFTLVRDVAVSLATSIDNLIPGMLSPHTREVIIPVAGFLHDVGGGINPDDHARVGAQWSRKYLKKLGFTRDDIREISRVIACHRSEVVLKPRSFSRRNYADAAWAIVVIADKAVGDEERVRPGPAAELARLREEHKMSEWKGSEHDQVNFAIKSADLVLDGRGKGATDPGVIVLKLRLDEEVASPEQVYKLYGRRFHACGKAAQYLGFVFRLEFNGERYFYDKKSQGWKRVETIHATMPEDPVAPSGSTK